A window of Drosophila subobscura isolate 14011-0131.10 chromosome E, UCBerk_Dsub_1.0, whole genome shotgun sequence contains these coding sequences:
- the LOC117890906 gene encoding tumor protein D54 isoform X6 codes for MSESEPVSLEFIEDPYLPRLDELTTTPSLDQDQDSALGADSDWYEEAETEAEQYLRNLTLEQIFYDVDSDYANTLELQAGETEFLGHKLANQAPSSSIAKRFRLRFFTRRTMRDVKVTFIDFSKPYLAKISNSDNYKRFLSIGQSGRDNSANLSDPASPAASVASAEIAAEFAALSTEEKEQRRAEWSQELARVEEEIITLRTVLASKTRHASDLKRKLGITVWKELTEDVNQGVKNIKESTVYQSVEQSVGTFTKAVHEAPLYQRTESVLKTTGEKTASVFGSFTSGISSRLSQMKNSESMRSIEASVGSAYENVKAFSSVVRWRIA; via the exons ATGAGCGAATCCGAGCCCGTTAGCTTGGAGTTCATCGAGGATCCGTATTTGCCGCGCCTCGATGAGCTCACCACAACGCCCTCGCTCGATCAGGACCAGGATTCTGCGCTAGGAGCGGACTCGGATTGGTACGAGGAGGCCGAAACAGAGGCCGAACAATATCTGCGCAACCTGACCCTTGAACAAATCTTTTACGACGTGGACTCGGACTACGCCAACACCCTGGAGCTGCAGGCTGGGGAGACCGAGTTCTTGGGCCACAAGCTGGCCAATCAGGCGCCATCGTCATCGATAGCGAAGCGCTTTCGTCTCAGGTTCTTTACCAGGCGTACAATGCGAGACGTTAAGGTCACGTTCATAGATTTCTCGAAACCGTACCTGGCAAAGATATCAAATAGCGATAACTACAAGCGGTTTCTCAGCATCGGTCAAAGCGGCAGAG ATAACAGCGCCAACCTTTCGGATCCAGCCtctccagcagcttctgtGGCTTCAGCTGAAATTGCCGCCGAGTTTGCCGCGCTCAGCacggaggagaaggagcagcgaCGCGCCGAATGGAGTCAG GAACTGGCCCGTGTGGAGGAGGAAATCATCACGCTTCGGACTGTTTTGGCCTCGAAGACCCGTCATGCTTCTGATCTCAAACGCAAGCTGGGCATCACCGTCTGGAAGGAGCTGACAGAGGACGTGAATCAGGGCGTGAAAAATATCAAGGAGAGCACTGT ttaCCAATCGGTGGAGCAAAGCGTGGGCACTTTTACTAAAGCCGTACACGAGGCACCTCT GTATCAGCGCACCGAATCGGTGCTCAAGACTACGGGCGAGAAGACCGCTTCGGTGTTCGGGAGCTTTACCAGTGGCATTTCGTCGAGATTGTCACAAATGAAAAACTCCGAGTCGATGCGTTCTATCGAGGCTTCAGTTGGCTCTGCCTATGAGAACGTTAAA GCTTTTTCTTCCGTGGTTAGGTGGCGAATCGCGTAA